In one Elephas maximus indicus isolate mEleMax1 chromosome 9, mEleMax1 primary haplotype, whole genome shotgun sequence genomic region, the following are encoded:
- the MLANA gene encoding melanoma antigen recognized by T-cells 1 isoform X2, with protein sequence MPREDVHLIHGYPRKGYHHASITAEEAVGVGILTVILGILLLLGCWYCRRRSGYQTLKDKSLHAGARSPLTGRYPHEESAHQDSKLLFQEHNCGPVVKDSSLWLGASTDKVFQVPNAPPSYEKLSAEQSPPPYSP encoded by the exons ATGCCGAGAGAAGATGTTCACCTCATACATGGTTACCCCAGGAAGGGATACCACCACGCCTCCATCACAGCTGAAGA GGCCGTGGGGGTTGGCATCCTGACGGTGATCCTGGGGATCTTACTGCTTCTTGGCTGCTGGTATTGTAGAAGACGAAGCGGATACCAGACCTTGAAG GACAAAAGCCTCCATGCTGGTGCCCGGAGTCCCCTGACAGGAAGATACCCCCACGAGGAATCTGCTCATCAGGACAGCAAACTGCTGTTTCAAGAGCACAACTGTGGACCCGTG GTGAAAGATTCATCATTATGGCTTGGTGCTTCTACTGACAAGGTATTCCAG GTCCCCAACGCTCCACCTTCCTATGAGAAACTCTCTGCGGAACAGTCTCCCCCACCTTACTCACCTTGA
- the MLANA gene encoding melanoma antigen recognized by T-cells 1 isoform X4: MPREDVHLIHGYPRKGYHHASITAEEAVGVGILTVILGILLLLGCWYCRRRSGYQTLKDKSLHAGARSPLTGRYPHEESAHQDSKLLFQEHNCGPVVPNAPPSYEKLSAEQSPPPYSP, from the exons ATGCCGAGAGAAGATGTTCACCTCATACATGGTTACCCCAGGAAGGGATACCACCACGCCTCCATCACAGCTGAAGA GGCCGTGGGGGTTGGCATCCTGACGGTGATCCTGGGGATCTTACTGCTTCTTGGCTGCTGGTATTGTAGAAGACGAAGCGGATACCAGACCTTGAAG GACAAAAGCCTCCATGCTGGTGCCCGGAGTCCCCTGACAGGAAGATACCCCCACGAGGAATCTGCTCATCAGGACAGCAAACTGCTGTTTCAAGAGCACAACTGTGGACCCGTG GTCCCCAACGCTCCACCTTCCTATGAGAAACTCTCTGCGGAACAGTCTCCCCCACCTTACTCACCTTGA
- the MLANA gene encoding melanoma antigen recognized by T-cells 1 isoform X1, with the protein MQIPRPLHLRGGFSGSGVGPQDLHFHMYPRAVGVGILTVILGILLLLGCWYCRRRSGYQTLKDKSLHAGARSPLTGRYPHEESAHQDSKLLFQEHNCGPVVKDSSLWLGASTDKVFQVPNAPPSYEKLSAEQSPPPYSP; encoded by the exons ATGCAGATTCCTAGGCCCCTCCACCTGAGAGGCGgattcagtgggtctggggtggggccccaaGACCTGCACTTTCACATGTATCCTAG GGCCGTGGGGGTTGGCATCCTGACGGTGATCCTGGGGATCTTACTGCTTCTTGGCTGCTGGTATTGTAGAAGACGAAGCGGATACCAGACCTTGAAG GACAAAAGCCTCCATGCTGGTGCCCGGAGTCCCCTGACAGGAAGATACCCCCACGAGGAATCTGCTCATCAGGACAGCAAACTGCTGTTTCAAGAGCACAACTGTGGACCCGTG GTGAAAGATTCATCATTATGGCTTGGTGCTTCTACTGACAAGGTATTCCAG GTCCCCAACGCTCCACCTTCCTATGAGAAACTCTCTGCGGAACAGTCTCCCCCACCTTACTCACCTTGA
- the MLANA gene encoding melanoma antigen recognized by T-cells 1 isoform X3: protein MQIPRPLHLRGGFSGSGVGPQDLHFHMYPRAVGVGILTVILGILLLLGCWYCRRRSGYQTLKDKSLHAGARSPLTGRYPHEESAHQDSKLLFQEHNCGPVVPNAPPSYEKLSAEQSPPPYSP from the exons ATGCAGATTCCTAGGCCCCTCCACCTGAGAGGCGgattcagtgggtctggggtggggccccaaGACCTGCACTTTCACATGTATCCTAG GGCCGTGGGGGTTGGCATCCTGACGGTGATCCTGGGGATCTTACTGCTTCTTGGCTGCTGGTATTGTAGAAGACGAAGCGGATACCAGACCTTGAAG GACAAAAGCCTCCATGCTGGTGCCCGGAGTCCCCTGACAGGAAGATACCCCCACGAGGAATCTGCTCATCAGGACAGCAAACTGCTGTTTCAAGAGCACAACTGTGGACCCGTG GTCCCCAACGCTCCACCTTCCTATGAGAAACTCTCTGCGGAACAGTCTCCCCCACCTTACTCACCTTGA